A single Macaca mulatta isolate MMU2019108-1 chromosome 11, T2T-MMU8v2.0, whole genome shotgun sequence DNA region contains:
- the TCHP gene encoding trichoplein keratin filament-binding protein isoform X1: MQKLIHWRFYGAGKKMALPTLPSYWYSQQHLNQQLARQREQEARLRQQWEQNSRYFRMSDICSSKQAEWSSKTSYQRSMHAYQHEKMKEEKRKSLEARREKLRQLMREEQDLLARELEELRLSMNLHERRIREQHGKLKSAREEQRKLIAEQLLYEHWKKNNPKLREVELDLHQKHVVNSWETQKEEKKQQEATAEQENKRYENEYERARREALERMKAEEERRQLEDKLQAEALLQQMEELKLKEVEATKLKKEQENLLKQRWELERLEEERKQMEAFRQKAELGRFLRHQYNAQLNRRTQQIQEELEADRRILQALLEKEDESQRLNLARREQAVADAAWMKQAIEEQLQLERAREAELQVLLREEAKEMWEKREAEWARERSARDKLMSEVLTGRQQQIQEKIEQNRRAQEESLKHREQLIQNLEEARKSARREKEESEELKSARKQELEAQVAERQLQAWEADQQEEEEEEEARRVEQLSDALLQQEAKTMAKQGYRPKPYGHPKIAWN, translated from the exons ATGCAAAAGTTGATCCACTGGCGGTTTTACGGGGCGGGGAAAAAA ATGGCGCTCCCCACGCTGCCGTCCTACTGGTACAGCCAGCAGCACCTGAATCAGCAGTTAGCACGACAGCGAGAGCAGGAGGCCCGGCTTCGGCAGCAATGGGAGCAGAACAGCCGTTACTTCAGGATGTCTGACATCTGTAGCTCCAAACAGGCAGAATGGAGCTCTAAAACCTCCTACCAGCGGAG CATGCACGCCTATCAGCAtgagaagatgaaggaagagaagaggaagagtcTGGAGGCCCGACGGGAGAAGCTCAGGCAGCTCATGCGGGAGGAGCAGGACCTCCTGGCCAGAGAACTGGAGGAGCTGAGGTTGAGCATGAACTTGCACGAAAGAAGAATCCGGGAGCAGCATGGGAAGCTAAAATCAGCCAGAGAAGAGCAGAGGAAACTG ATTGCTGAACAACTTTTGTATGAACACTGGAAAAAGAACAACCCGAAACTTCGAGAG GTGGAGCTGGACCTTCACCAGAAGCATGTGGTAAACTCTTGGGAAacgcagaaagaagaaaaaaaacag CAAGAAGCCACCGCAGAGCAAGAGAACAAACGGTACGAAAATGAGTATGAAAGGGCCCGAAGGGAGGCGCTAGAACGGATGAAAGCCGAAGAGGAGAGGAGGCAGCTGGAGGACAAGCTCCAGGCCGAGGCACTGCTGCAGCAGATGGAGGAGCTGAAACtgaaggaggtggag GCGACCAAACTAAAGAAGGAGCAAGAGAATCTGTTGAAGCAGCGGTGGGAGCTGGAGAGGCTGGAGGAAGAGCGGAAGCAGATGGAAGCCTTCCGGCAGAAGGCAGAGCTGGG GCGCTTCTTGAGACATCAGTATAACGCTCAACTCAACAGACGCACACAGCAGATCCAAGAAGAGTTG GAGGCAGACAGGCGGATCCTGCAGGCCCTGCTTGAGAAGGAGGACGAGAGCCAGCGCCTCAACCTGGCCAGGCGGGAGCAAGCTGTGGCCGATGCGGCCTGGATGAAGCAGGCCATTGAGGAGCAGCTGCAACTGGAGCGGGCgcgggaggcagagctgcagGTGCTGCTGAG GGAGGAGGCCAAGGAGATGTGggaaaagagagaggcagagtggGCCCGAGAGCGCAGCGCACGGGACAAACTGATGAGCGAG GTTCTGACAGGGAGGCAACAGCAAATACAAGAGAAGATTGAACAGAACCGACGGGCACAAGAGGAATCCCTGAAACACAGGGAGCAACTTATTCAAAATCTCGAGGAGGCGAGAAAGTCAGCTCGTCGCGAGAAAGAGGAGAGTGAAGAACTGAAATCGGCCAGGAAGCAGGAGCTGGAAGCCCAG GTTGCAGAACGTCAGCTGCAGGCATGGGAAGCAGaccagcaggaggaggaggaggaggaggaggcccgGCGGGTCGAGCAGCTCTCAGATGCCCTGCTGCAGCAGGAGGCAAAGACTATGGCCAAGCAGGGCTACCGGCCCAAG ccTTATGGACATCCAAAAATTGCTTGGAACTGA
- the TCHP gene encoding trichoplein keratin filament-binding protein isoform X2: MALPTLPSYWYSQQHLNQQLARQREQEARLRQQWEQNSRYFRMSDICSSKQAEWSSKTSYQRSMHAYQHEKMKEEKRKSLEARREKLRQLMREEQDLLARELEELRLSMNLHERRIREQHGKLKSAREEQRKLIAEQLLYEHWKKNNPKLREVELDLHQKHVVNSWETQKEEKKQQEATAEQENKRYENEYERARREALERMKAEEERRQLEDKLQAEALLQQMEELKLKEVEATKLKKEQENLLKQRWELERLEEERKQMEAFRQKAELGRFLRHQYNAQLNRRTQQIQEELEADRRILQALLEKEDESQRLNLARREQAVADAAWMKQAIEEQLQLERAREAELQVLLREEAKEMWEKREAEWARERSARDKLMSEVLTGRQQQIQEKIEQNRRAQEESLKHREQLIQNLEEARKSARREKEESEELKSARKQELEAQVAERQLQAWEADQQEEEEEEEARRVEQLSDALLQQEAKTMAKQGYRPKQGALMQGLFQSLVGPQTLK, from the exons ATGGCGCTCCCCACGCTGCCGTCCTACTGGTACAGCCAGCAGCACCTGAATCAGCAGTTAGCACGACAGCGAGAGCAGGAGGCCCGGCTTCGGCAGCAATGGGAGCAGAACAGCCGTTACTTCAGGATGTCTGACATCTGTAGCTCCAAACAGGCAGAATGGAGCTCTAAAACCTCCTACCAGCGGAG CATGCACGCCTATCAGCAtgagaagatgaaggaagagaagaggaagagtcTGGAGGCCCGACGGGAGAAGCTCAGGCAGCTCATGCGGGAGGAGCAGGACCTCCTGGCCAGAGAACTGGAGGAGCTGAGGTTGAGCATGAACTTGCACGAAAGAAGAATCCGGGAGCAGCATGGGAAGCTAAAATCAGCCAGAGAAGAGCAGAGGAAACTG ATTGCTGAACAACTTTTGTATGAACACTGGAAAAAGAACAACCCGAAACTTCGAGAG GTGGAGCTGGACCTTCACCAGAAGCATGTGGTAAACTCTTGGGAAacgcagaaagaagaaaaaaaacag CAAGAAGCCACCGCAGAGCAAGAGAACAAACGGTACGAAAATGAGTATGAAAGGGCCCGAAGGGAGGCGCTAGAACGGATGAAAGCCGAAGAGGAGAGGAGGCAGCTGGAGGACAAGCTCCAGGCCGAGGCACTGCTGCAGCAGATGGAGGAGCTGAAACtgaaggaggtggag GCGACCAAACTAAAGAAGGAGCAAGAGAATCTGTTGAAGCAGCGGTGGGAGCTGGAGAGGCTGGAGGAAGAGCGGAAGCAGATGGAAGCCTTCCGGCAGAAGGCAGAGCTGGG GCGCTTCTTGAGACATCAGTATAACGCTCAACTCAACAGACGCACACAGCAGATCCAAGAAGAGTTG GAGGCAGACAGGCGGATCCTGCAGGCCCTGCTTGAGAAGGAGGACGAGAGCCAGCGCCTCAACCTGGCCAGGCGGGAGCAAGCTGTGGCCGATGCGGCCTGGATGAAGCAGGCCATTGAGGAGCAGCTGCAACTGGAGCGGGCgcgggaggcagagctgcagGTGCTGCTGAG GGAGGAGGCCAAGGAGATGTGggaaaagagagaggcagagtggGCCCGAGAGCGCAGCGCACGGGACAAACTGATGAGCGAG GTTCTGACAGGGAGGCAACAGCAAATACAAGAGAAGATTGAACAGAACCGACGGGCACAAGAGGAATCCCTGAAACACAGGGAGCAACTTATTCAAAATCTCGAGGAGGCGAGAAAGTCAGCTCGTCGCGAGAAAGAGGAGAGTGAAGAACTGAAATCGGCCAGGAAGCAGGAGCTGGAAGCCCAG GTTGCAGAACGTCAGCTGCAGGCATGGGAAGCAGaccagcaggaggaggaggaggaggaggaggcccgGCGGGTCGAGCAGCTCTCAGATGCCCTGCTGCAGCAGGAGGCAAAGACTATGGCCAAGCAGGGCTACCGGCCCAAG CAGGGAGCCCTGATGCAGGGGCTGTTCCAGTCCTTGGTTGGGCCTCAAACCTTGAAGTGA
- the TCHP gene encoding trichoplein keratin filament-binding protein isoform X3, producing MALPTLPSYWYSQQHLNQQLARQREQEARLRQQWEQNSRYFRMSDICSSKQAEWSSKTSYQRSMHAYQHEKMKEEKRKSLEARREKLRQLMREEQDLLARELEELRLSMNLHERRIREQHGKLKSAREEQRKLIAEQLLYEHWKKNNPKLREVELDLHQKHVVNSWETQKEEKKQQEATAEQENKRYENEYERARREALERMKAEEERRQLEDKLQAEALLQQMEELKLKEVEATKLKKEQENLLKQRWELERLEEERKQMEAFRQKAELGRFLRHQYNAQLNRRTQQIQEELEADRRILQALLEKEDESQRLNLARREQAVADAAWMKQAIEEQLQLERAREAELQVLLREEAKEMWEKREAEWARERSARDKLMSEVLTGRQQQIQEKIEQNRRAQEESLKHREQLIQNLEEARKSARREKEESEELKSARKQELEAQVAERQLQAWEADQQEEEEEEEARRVEQLSDALLQQEAKTMAKQGYRPKGALMQGLFQSLVGPQTLK from the exons ATGGCGCTCCCCACGCTGCCGTCCTACTGGTACAGCCAGCAGCACCTGAATCAGCAGTTAGCACGACAGCGAGAGCAGGAGGCCCGGCTTCGGCAGCAATGGGAGCAGAACAGCCGTTACTTCAGGATGTCTGACATCTGTAGCTCCAAACAGGCAGAATGGAGCTCTAAAACCTCCTACCAGCGGAG CATGCACGCCTATCAGCAtgagaagatgaaggaagagaagaggaagagtcTGGAGGCCCGACGGGAGAAGCTCAGGCAGCTCATGCGGGAGGAGCAGGACCTCCTGGCCAGAGAACTGGAGGAGCTGAGGTTGAGCATGAACTTGCACGAAAGAAGAATCCGGGAGCAGCATGGGAAGCTAAAATCAGCCAGAGAAGAGCAGAGGAAACTG ATTGCTGAACAACTTTTGTATGAACACTGGAAAAAGAACAACCCGAAACTTCGAGAG GTGGAGCTGGACCTTCACCAGAAGCATGTGGTAAACTCTTGGGAAacgcagaaagaagaaaaaaaacag CAAGAAGCCACCGCAGAGCAAGAGAACAAACGGTACGAAAATGAGTATGAAAGGGCCCGAAGGGAGGCGCTAGAACGGATGAAAGCCGAAGAGGAGAGGAGGCAGCTGGAGGACAAGCTCCAGGCCGAGGCACTGCTGCAGCAGATGGAGGAGCTGAAACtgaaggaggtggag GCGACCAAACTAAAGAAGGAGCAAGAGAATCTGTTGAAGCAGCGGTGGGAGCTGGAGAGGCTGGAGGAAGAGCGGAAGCAGATGGAAGCCTTCCGGCAGAAGGCAGAGCTGGG GCGCTTCTTGAGACATCAGTATAACGCTCAACTCAACAGACGCACACAGCAGATCCAAGAAGAGTTG GAGGCAGACAGGCGGATCCTGCAGGCCCTGCTTGAGAAGGAGGACGAGAGCCAGCGCCTCAACCTGGCCAGGCGGGAGCAAGCTGTGGCCGATGCGGCCTGGATGAAGCAGGCCATTGAGGAGCAGCTGCAACTGGAGCGGGCgcgggaggcagagctgcagGTGCTGCTGAG GGAGGAGGCCAAGGAGATGTGggaaaagagagaggcagagtggGCCCGAGAGCGCAGCGCACGGGACAAACTGATGAGCGAG GTTCTGACAGGGAGGCAACAGCAAATACAAGAGAAGATTGAACAGAACCGACGGGCACAAGAGGAATCCCTGAAACACAGGGAGCAACTTATTCAAAATCTCGAGGAGGCGAGAAAGTCAGCTCGTCGCGAGAAAGAGGAGAGTGAAGAACTGAAATCGGCCAGGAAGCAGGAGCTGGAAGCCCAG GTTGCAGAACGTCAGCTGCAGGCATGGGAAGCAGaccagcaggaggaggaggaggaggaggaggcccgGCGGGTCGAGCAGCTCTCAGATGCCCTGCTGCAGCAGGAGGCAAAGACTATGGCCAAGCAGGGCTACCGGCCCAAG GGAGCCCTGATGCAGGGGCTGTTCCAGTCCTTGGTTGGGCCTCAAACCTTGAAGTGA
- the TCHP gene encoding trichoplein keratin filament-binding protein isoform X4 — protein MALPTLPSYWYSQQHLNQQLARQREQEARLRQQWEQNSRYFRMSDICSSKQAEWSSKTSYQRSMHAYQHEKMKEEKRKSLEARREKLRQLMREEQDLLARELEELRLSMNLHERRIREQHGKLKSAREEQRKLIAEQLLYEHWKKNNPKLREVELDLHQKHVVNSWETQKEEKKQQEATAEQENKRYENEYERARREALERMKAEEERRQLEDKLQAEALLQQMEELKLKEVEATKLKKEQENLLKQRWELERLEEERKQMEAFRQKAELGRFLRHQYNAQLNRRTQQIQEELEADRRILQALLEKEDESQRLNLARREQAVADAAWMKQAIEEQLQLERAREAELQVLLREEAKEMWEKREAEWARERSARDKLMSEVLTGRQQQIQEKIEQNRRAQEESLKHREQLIQNLEEARKSARREKEESEELKSARKQELEAQVAERQLQAWEADQQEEEEEEEARRVEQLSDALLQQEAKTMAKQGYRPKPYGHPKIAWN, from the exons ATGGCGCTCCCCACGCTGCCGTCCTACTGGTACAGCCAGCAGCACCTGAATCAGCAGTTAGCACGACAGCGAGAGCAGGAGGCCCGGCTTCGGCAGCAATGGGAGCAGAACAGCCGTTACTTCAGGATGTCTGACATCTGTAGCTCCAAACAGGCAGAATGGAGCTCTAAAACCTCCTACCAGCGGAG CATGCACGCCTATCAGCAtgagaagatgaaggaagagaagaggaagagtcTGGAGGCCCGACGGGAGAAGCTCAGGCAGCTCATGCGGGAGGAGCAGGACCTCCTGGCCAGAGAACTGGAGGAGCTGAGGTTGAGCATGAACTTGCACGAAAGAAGAATCCGGGAGCAGCATGGGAAGCTAAAATCAGCCAGAGAAGAGCAGAGGAAACTG ATTGCTGAACAACTTTTGTATGAACACTGGAAAAAGAACAACCCGAAACTTCGAGAG GTGGAGCTGGACCTTCACCAGAAGCATGTGGTAAACTCTTGGGAAacgcagaaagaagaaaaaaaacag CAAGAAGCCACCGCAGAGCAAGAGAACAAACGGTACGAAAATGAGTATGAAAGGGCCCGAAGGGAGGCGCTAGAACGGATGAAAGCCGAAGAGGAGAGGAGGCAGCTGGAGGACAAGCTCCAGGCCGAGGCACTGCTGCAGCAGATGGAGGAGCTGAAACtgaaggaggtggag GCGACCAAACTAAAGAAGGAGCAAGAGAATCTGTTGAAGCAGCGGTGGGAGCTGGAGAGGCTGGAGGAAGAGCGGAAGCAGATGGAAGCCTTCCGGCAGAAGGCAGAGCTGGG GCGCTTCTTGAGACATCAGTATAACGCTCAACTCAACAGACGCACACAGCAGATCCAAGAAGAGTTG GAGGCAGACAGGCGGATCCTGCAGGCCCTGCTTGAGAAGGAGGACGAGAGCCAGCGCCTCAACCTGGCCAGGCGGGAGCAAGCTGTGGCCGATGCGGCCTGGATGAAGCAGGCCATTGAGGAGCAGCTGCAACTGGAGCGGGCgcgggaggcagagctgcagGTGCTGCTGAG GGAGGAGGCCAAGGAGATGTGggaaaagagagaggcagagtggGCCCGAGAGCGCAGCGCACGGGACAAACTGATGAGCGAG GTTCTGACAGGGAGGCAACAGCAAATACAAGAGAAGATTGAACAGAACCGACGGGCACAAGAGGAATCCCTGAAACACAGGGAGCAACTTATTCAAAATCTCGAGGAGGCGAGAAAGTCAGCTCGTCGCGAGAAAGAGGAGAGTGAAGAACTGAAATCGGCCAGGAAGCAGGAGCTGGAAGCCCAG GTTGCAGAACGTCAGCTGCAGGCATGGGAAGCAGaccagcaggaggaggaggaggaggaggaggcccgGCGGGTCGAGCAGCTCTCAGATGCCCTGCTGCAGCAGGAGGCAAAGACTATGGCCAAGCAGGGCTACCGGCCCAAG ccTTATGGACATCCAAAAATTGCTTGGAACTGA